A genomic stretch from Cydia amplana chromosome 1, ilCydAmpl1.1, whole genome shotgun sequence includes:
- the LOC134653729 gene encoding uncharacterized protein LOC134653729, with amino-acid sequence MRKAPTEPPKRDHVRGTAARARNDDRNYQRDHVGGTTPEAEGVPKRGQSPRARASIEKDRIETLCSEEGDIEAQEAERESFEDTFYRLSAKGKLLAKIDDESIPNDHSPQAPQQQPLGESIKYPEISLPSFDGDLTQWLQFRDTFDALVNQASLASIVKYKYLRSCLRDGALEVISSLDFSEEAYTLAWQMLCERYNNPKRLVSNHMRALFDVEPVPSTPSGLRGLQNLPKEPS; translated from the exons GCGCCGACCGAGCCACCAAAGCGGGACCACGTGCGAGGCACCGCAGCCCGCGCACGGAACGACGACCGCAACTACCAAAGGGACCACGTGGGTGGTACCACACCAGAGGCAGAAGGAGTGCCCAAGCGAGGGCAATCACCACGCGCACGAGCTTCAATCGAGAAG GACCGGATCGAGACACTGTGCAGCGAGGAAGGTGACATCGAGGCCCAAGAGGCCGAACGTGAGTCTTTCGAGGACACATTTTACCGACTTAGCGCTAAGGGCAAGCTGCTGGCGAAAATAGATGACGAATCAATACCAAATGACCATAGTCCCCAAGCCCCGCAGCAGCAGCCCCTCGGTGAGTCGATAAAGTATCCCGAAATTAGCCTCCCTAGCTTCGATGGGGACCTAACACAGTGGCTGCAGTTCCGAGACACATTTGATGCCCTAGTCAATCAAGCTAGCTTGGCATctattgtaaaatataaatacctacgcaGTTGTTTACGAGACGGCGCACTTGAGGTAATTAGTTCGCTCGATTTCTCCGAGGAAGCGTACACGCTCGCGTGGCAGATGCTTTGTGAACGTTACAATAATCCTAAACGTTTAGTTTCCAACCACATGCGAGCCTTGTTCGACGTGGAACCTGTACCGTCAACTCCTTCGGGTCTTAGAG GACTTCAAAACCTTCCTAAAGAACCGAGCTGA